The DNA region TTTCTGTTCGCTTATTAATCAATGGTACCTCATCTTCATCCGAATCACTAAAACAATAGTAATTCAGCCATTCAATTATTACTGAATAACCATCCACCTTTCTTTGTTTCCTTTTCTTCCGTCTGCTGTACTCTTGGTTCTCTAGTACAGCTGTTCTTGGACGTTTTGGTGCTTCATGAACAGTTTCTATAATTTGATGGTCACAGCAATCATCCTTTGAAATTTTGATTTTCTTGTTAGACCTGTCTCTTGAGGAGGAATCCAGTGAACTGCCAACTGTATTATCAGTAACATGAAGGAACTCAGTAGAGGCATCTTCCCGTTCATTTTTGTTGCTTCTTCCGCCCTTGTCTGATGTATATGTGAAGTGCCAACTTCTGCAGACAGCTTCTTCAGCCTTGCCCTCGTCGAGTGCATCTTCCACTGAGATTATCAGAAACAATTAGCATTTAGTAACTCTGCTAGAACTCAAAATTTTAGATTTGCAGACTCTGCATTGAAGAGTCATCTCCAAGCATTTGTGGAAAGAAACTAATCTACTTTATAATATAATATGCTGCCATAATTTAAACAGGTAGGTCTGAAGTTAATTACCTTTTGGACCTCCAGGTAATGAATCTTGAACTCTACAATAGCTACCTGGGCACCGCTGCTTGTGTCTGCAAGCCAAACATCCAAATGCATTAATACAGATAGTCTAGAATATTCAGAGCATGAACCTGACACATGCTTATTTGGTAAGATGTTCAATCCAAATAGTTATTATACTTTTAATATTATCCATATATATTTGTCGGACTTGATATTATCCAAATCAAGATATATATTACTATAACTACAGCTGAAACTATTATCCTAAAACAATAACTCCATCGGTCTTTCAAAAAATAAAACGAATAACTCCATACATATCCTGATAACACTTTATTTAATTACGTGTCAAAGCTCAATCATGTTGATTCTCTTCCATTACAAAATTTGGAGAGATCATGACTCCAGATGTATTAAGATCCAACTGAGTTCAGATGTCCACGCCCACTATACATCCAAACTCCCTATGTTCTTTTTCCGAGGATCCATCCAATTCCTGTTTGAATACATGACTTAAAAAAAAATGGTTTGATAACTATTCAATCTGAACTTGACTATTTGTGCCACTAAAATGTTATCAACAATTGCCCCATTGCATGTATAAAGCCTATGTCAAACATGTGCCAACACGTGTCTGTCATTGTATTCTATTGCGAAATAAAAATTGGACCCAGCCCAAGAGAATCAAGACACTGATCTTTTCTGAAAACATCCACTATTATCTCAGATTTCTGTGATCAATCAGATGAGCTCTATTTTTAACTAGTAGGCAAGTAACACCATCATTGCAATGAAGTGCATATCCATACCTATGCCAGTGACACTTAGAATTTTGACATGGGTCATCAACACCTTTTCTCTCGATGCAGTCATCACCAGAAGGAACTCTCAACTTGATTGACTTGATCAAATCTCCACAGCTTTGACACTGTAAAAATTCCTAGCTGTTAATGTGAAAAATATAAGTTAAAGTTTACTTGTTGCAGTCCTGATTCTTACCTTATAGTGATAATATTTCTTTCTGATTTCATGGAGCAAAGTTATGCTGTAGCCATCAACTGGTCGCTGAATGTCAATTAATGGTGTTAACAATAAATATGCAAGTTAGGACTAATTGACAGCTGATGCATGACTTCGACTTACATGGGGATCAGCTACGGAGCTCAAATTGATTGAATTCATCAGTTTCCGAAATTTTGCACCATGGTCACTGCTTGTTCACAGTTTCAAAACGAATCAAAAGAAATTAGAAACTCGGAAGTATAtttaaaaaaaaatacaagCTGTCAAACACGTACCTGTGGTTATTGTTATTATCTTTGATGCAAATATAGGCGTGAATCATCTCATGAAGCAAAGCATTCTTCAGATCAGATTCATCATGACATTCGCACAAGGATTTGGAAAGAAGTATAATACAGCCACCACCTCCAGGATAATAATCACACGTGCTTACATCACTGCAGGAGGGTAATTAAGAAAACGAAAAATAATGCATTAATCTTCTGGTAAACTCTTCTAAAAATACTTCAATCACATACTTTATGGGTGGTAGACTACATACAATTACCCATGATTCTATGACACATGTCGTGCTTCAGAAATCCATTAAGTACGAAGTTAGTAACCTGATGCTAAGATCATTCACCCTATGTCTGGATAATGTTCCGCATTTTATGTGGTGGCTTTAAGATGTACCGTAAGTGAAAGTTTTCAGCTGCAACGCAATGACCGAGGGGCAGGCCATGCAGCAACATCTTGGAAACAAATGCAGGAAACTTTAAACGTTATCCATCATAATTTCACCTACTCAACCATGCAAGAAAAGGCTATAAATGTTCAAAGTGCGATAGAAGGGAAATACCCAATATTTAATGATCCTACTAACATCTTTCGACACAAACGAATCGGACATTTATCACCCCACTGATCACTGTAGTTAATGCAGTACAAAGTACGCATTACCGTCCATCAAAAGAAAATTCAATGAGACTTCAAATCCGTTTATCACAGATGGTTCCTGAATTCAATGCTGATATTCTTCAATTGCAAAGCTGTCAAAGACACCACACCATAACAGGACAAAAACCCCGCCAAAGTTTATTACTTATTTTTACAATATCATAACAGGACAAAATTAACCCGCCAAAATCTATTACTTATATCATCTTTTCCAAGTAATCAAGAtccagattttttttaaaaaaacatagTTTTGGTGCTCAAAGCTGTCTGATCTTAGTTTACATTGCTTCGATCAAACCACCATGACGAATGCGACCACAAAAGCTAAATTCAGGCCATAAAGAAAGACATGATGTGTTGGTAATACACACGGTGCGGAAGTGGTTTGGTCCTACACCTGTTTATCCATACAAACCCAGGCATTTTCTCTATCTTCCCTTTCCTCTGGTCAAGAAAGGAAGAACCCAGGCATCGACCTAGTCCATCATGGCAGCACTCCAGCAACAAAATTCAGTAAATGAATAAGCAAATAAATGGAATATTCAGAGGCTAGAAAGGGAGCTCCAGCCCTTGGCTATGTGCAGGCATAGTGTCACTTGCTTATGCTCAGGGCATAGCTTTCCCTTGGATGCCTAAATTTAGTTATCATGAAATTTTTTTTTTAGAGTTTAAGGGGATCAACCCACTGCCTTAACTGAAAGCCAAGACCGTTATCGTTTACAGCGCAGAGAATGGGTACACCATTCAGCAGTTAAGCTCTGAACCGCAACCCCCAACTCACACAAAACTGAAATTTAGTTATCATCAATTGATGGTAATTCTAATgaaccggggggggggggggggggggggggattagACTGTTTTCTCCAGAAACGAGACTAAGATCTAGA from Panicum hallii strain FIL2 chromosome 9, PHallii_v3.1, whole genome shotgun sequence includes:
- the LOC112874000 gene encoding uncharacterized protein LOC112874000, with the protein product MVGSDPDLSGGAPDVSELFCHYNSLYFHDSLGSCAVSWAEDPLPDRDVSTCDYYPGGGGCIILLSKSLCECHDESDLKNALLHEMIHAYICIKDNNNNHSDHGAKFRKLMNSINLSSVADPHRPVDGYSITLLHEIRKKYYHYKCQSCGDLIKSIKLRVPSGDDCIERKGVDDPCQNSKCHWHRHKQRCPGSYCRVQDSLPGGPKVEDALDEGKAEEAVCRSWHFTYTSDKGGRSNKNEREDASTEFLHVTDNTVGSSLDSSSRDRSNKKIKISKDDCCDHQIIETVHEAPKRPRTAVLENQEYSRRKKRKQRKVDGYSVIIEWLNYYCFSDSDEDEVPLINKRTERRRRQKLHDMSIARLSSNDVVSVSSPSDTVGSCLLDPGDNSKLEIVPASEPEKRSWQIHPVGSNLVAGNQAGHESLSSPLDSPIRGEIVDISDG